From the Corythoichthys intestinalis isolate RoL2023-P3 chromosome 13, ASM3026506v1, whole genome shotgun sequence genome, one window contains:
- the krr1 gene encoding KRR1 small subunit processome component homolog isoform X1 produces the protein MATEKDGMSETQTRKKSKNEKNPVDEAELLTVPDGWKEQPFTKEDNPRGMLEESSFATLFPKYRESYLKDCWPLVEKALGEMYIKATLDLIEGSMTVCTTRKTFDPYSIIRARDLIKLLARSVPFEQAVRILQDDMACDIIKVGTLVRNRDRFVKRRQRLIGPKGSTLKALELLTNCYVMVQGNTVSALGPYNGLKEVRKVVMDTMKNVHPIYNIKTLMIKRELSKDPELRVQNWERFLPKFRHKNLAKRKEPKKKSVKKEYTPFPPQQPESQVDKELASGEFFLRESVKKRKKMEEIKVKQAEALTKKQQQRNKAFIPPKEKPLPTQTKAPVESKLDINAIKEKVKKAKTKKLGAPPVNPTPAANTSSDKKKKMKSKS, from the exons ATGGCTACTGAAAAAGACGGCATGAGTGAAACCCAAACTAGGAAAAAGTCTAAAAACGAGAAGAACCCAG TGGATGAAGCTGAACTTCTAACTGTCCCTGATGGCTGGAAAGAGCAACCTTTCACTAAAGAAGACAATCCTCGCGGAATGCTGGAGGAGAGCAGCTTCGCCACCCTCTTCCCAAAATACAGAGAATCCTACCTAAAAGATTGCTGGCCGCTGGTGGAGAAAGCTTTGGGGGAAATG TATATTAAAGCCACACTGGACCTAATTGAAGGAAGCATGACTGTTTGCACCACAAGAAAAACCTTTGACCCCTACTCCATCATCAGAGCCAGGGATCTCATCAAGCTGCTCGCCCGCAGCGTTCCATTTGAACAG GCTGTACGGATAttacaagacgacatggcatgtGACATAATAAAAGTAGGAACCCTGGTGAGGAACAGAGACCGATTTGTGAAGCGAAGACAACGTCTTATCGGACCTAAAGGTTCCACTTTAAAA GCTTTAGAACTCTTGACCAATTGCTACGTGATGGTTCAAGGCAACACCGTGTCTGCTTTGGGACCCTACAATGGCTTAAAGGAG gtgcGTAAAGTTGTCATGGACACGATGAAAAACGTCCACCCCATCTACAACATAAAG ACCCTGATGATCAAACGGGAACTGTCCAAAGACCCCGAGCTCCGCGTGCAGAACTGGGAGCGCTTCCTACCCAAGTTCCGACACAAGAACCTGGCCAAGCGCAAGGAGCCCAAGAAGAAGAGTGTAAAGAAAGAGTACACTCCTTTCCCGCCACAACAGCCGGAAAGCCAG GTCGACAAGGAACTGGCCTCGGGTGAATTCTTCCTTCGAGAGAGcgtgaaaaaaaggaagaagatgGAAGAGATAAAG GTGAAGCAAGCCGAGGCGCTGACTAAGAAACAGCAGCAGAGGAATAAAGCATTTATTCCTCCGAAGGAGAAACCCCTACCGACACAGACTAAAG CGCCGGTGGAAAGCAAGCTAGACATCAACGCCATAAAGGAGAAAGTGAAAAAGGCTAAAaccaagaaactgggagctccgCCAGTGAATCCGACGCCTGCCGCCAACACCTCTTCAGacaaaaagaagaaaatgaagAGCAAAAGCTGA
- the krr1 gene encoding KRR1 small subunit processome component homolog isoform X2, with product MLEESSFATLFPKYRESYLKDCWPLVEKALGEMYIKATLDLIEGSMTVCTTRKTFDPYSIIRARDLIKLLARSVPFEQAVRILQDDMACDIIKVGTLVRNRDRFVKRRQRLIGPKGSTLKALELLTNCYVMVQGNTVSALGPYNGLKEVRKVVMDTMKNVHPIYNIKTLMIKRELSKDPELRVQNWERFLPKFRHKNLAKRKEPKKKSVKKEYTPFPPQQPESQVDKELASGEFFLRESVKKRKKMEEIKVKQAEALTKKQQQRNKAFIPPKEKPLPTQTKAPVESKLDINAIKEKVKKAKTKKLGAPPVNPTPAANTSSDKKKKMKSKS from the exons ATGCTGGAGGAGAGCAGCTTCGCCACCCTCTTCCCAAAATACAGAGAATCCTACCTAAAAGATTGCTGGCCGCTGGTGGAGAAAGCTTTGGGGGAAATG TATATTAAAGCCACACTGGACCTAATTGAAGGAAGCATGACTGTTTGCACCACAAGAAAAACCTTTGACCCCTACTCCATCATCAGAGCCAGGGATCTCATCAAGCTGCTCGCCCGCAGCGTTCCATTTGAACAG GCTGTACGGATAttacaagacgacatggcatgtGACATAATAAAAGTAGGAACCCTGGTGAGGAACAGAGACCGATTTGTGAAGCGAAGACAACGTCTTATCGGACCTAAAGGTTCCACTTTAAAA GCTTTAGAACTCTTGACCAATTGCTACGTGATGGTTCAAGGCAACACCGTGTCTGCTTTGGGACCCTACAATGGCTTAAAGGAG gtgcGTAAAGTTGTCATGGACACGATGAAAAACGTCCACCCCATCTACAACATAAAG ACCCTGATGATCAAACGGGAACTGTCCAAAGACCCCGAGCTCCGCGTGCAGAACTGGGAGCGCTTCCTACCCAAGTTCCGACACAAGAACCTGGCCAAGCGCAAGGAGCCCAAGAAGAAGAGTGTAAAGAAAGAGTACACTCCTTTCCCGCCACAACAGCCGGAAAGCCAG GTCGACAAGGAACTGGCCTCGGGTGAATTCTTCCTTCGAGAGAGcgtgaaaaaaaggaagaagatgGAAGAGATAAAG GTGAAGCAAGCCGAGGCGCTGACTAAGAAACAGCAGCAGAGGAATAAAGCATTTATTCCTCCGAAGGAGAAACCCCTACCGACACAGACTAAAG CGCCGGTGGAAAGCAAGCTAGACATCAACGCCATAAAGGAGAAAGTGAAAAAGGCTAAAaccaagaaactgggagctccgCCAGTGAATCCGACGCCTGCCGCCAACACCTCTTCAGacaaaaagaagaaaatgaagAGCAAAAGCTGA
- the cdnf gene encoding cerebral dopamine neurotrophic factor, producing MSPLLFGTLLLLNKVSCSKTGDCEVCVGFLHRLYGGLTLTHKELTPALVEEELFRACSAAQGKEARLCYYLGASSDAATRVTASVSQPLASHVPVEKICQRLSSRDTQICQLKHEAEPRELSGEGLKKMRVLELRNILNSWGEDCRGCLEKHEFVSLILEKAPLHAHKSEL from the exons ATGTCGCCGCTTCTCTTTGGGACCCTGCTGCTTTTAAACAAGGTGTCTTGTTCCAAGACTGGAGACTGTGAAG TGTGCGTGGGCTTTCTCCACAGACTTTATGGAGGCTTGACGTTGACCCACAAAGAGCTGACTCCAGCACTGGTAGAAGAAGAGCTCTTCCGGGCTTGCTCTGCTGCCCAAGGGAAGGAGGCCAGGCTG TGTTACTACCTCGGCGCCAGCAGTGACGCAGCAACCCGCGTCACAGCGTCCGTGTCTCAGCCTCTCGCCTCCCACGTTCCTGTGGAGAAGATATGCCAGCGTCTGAGCAGCAGGGACACGCAGATATGTCAGCTCAAACACG aagcTGAGCCCAGGGAGTTGAGCGGCGAAGGACTGAAAAAGATGCGAGTGCTGGAGCTCAGGAATATTTTAAATTCGTGGGGCGAGGACTGCCGAGGGTGCTTGGAGAAACACGAGTTTGTTAGCCTCATCCTGGAAAAGGCACCGCTTCATGCACACAAGAGTGAATTGTGA
- the hspa14 gene encoding heat shock 70 kDa protein 14, producing the protein MAAIGVHFGYTCACVAIFKDGRADVIANDAGDRVTPAVVAYRENEQLVGIAAKQGRIRNAANTIEKVKQVLGRSFDDAETQAHKSQTKCQVVNRAGKPHYEITAGEHAKFVAPEDVAKLIFHKMKETAQSALGSDVTDAVITVPFEFGPLQKRALREAAEAAGFNVLRLIHEPAAALLAYNIGHDCSAPKSHVLVYKLGGTSLSVTVLQVNGGIFQVLNTHTDHSIGGESFTQALAQHLATEFKRTFKHDVTGNARAMLKLMNGADMAKHSLSTLGSANCFVDSLHDGADFDCNVSRARFELLCSSLFNKSIQSIRRLLEETNLSTSDINKVVLCGGSARIPRLQQMIRDVFPDVELLSSAPPDEVIAVGAALQAGLLVGRDHLVSDEESVQVDVSASDILLKEVDESGSEAFTVLLPSGLPLPARRNHTLSGEGQLSSLCLEIYQRFASEQPEKLAKIILRDLEPQEENHKVDAVVTMKRDGSLHVSCVEQNSGRSEIVDIAAAS; encoded by the exons ATGGCAGCCATCGGCGTTCACTTTGGCTACACATGCGCCTGTGTGGCGATATTTAAG GACGGTCGAGCTGACGTCATTGCCAATGATGCAGGAGACAGAGTAACTCCAGCTGTTGTTGCCTACAGAGAGAATGAACAG CTGGTTGGAATTGCAGCAAAACAAGGGCGAATCCGCAATGCCGCCAACACAATTGAAAAAGTCAAGCAAGTGCTAGGCAGAAG CTTTGATGACGCAGAGACACAAGCTCATAAATCCCAGACAAAGTGTCAG GTGGTCAACCGAGCCGGGAAGCCGCATTATGAGATTACAGCGGGAGAACACGCTAAATTTGTCGCTCCAGAGGATGTTGCCAAACTCATTTTTCACAAAATGAAAG AAACTGCTCAGTCGGCTCTCGGCTCCGATGTGACTGACGCCGTCATTACCGTCCCGTTTGAGTTCGGGCCCCTTCAGAAACGAGCGTTAAG AGAGGCGGCTGAAGCCGCGGGGTTCAATGTCCTCCGGTTGATCCACGAACCTGCCGCTGCTCTTTTAGCGTATAACATCGGGCATGATTGTTCTGCTCCAAAAAG CCATGTTCTAGTGTACAAACTAGGTGGCACCTCTCTTAGCGTGACTGTGCTGCAAGTCAACGGAGGAATTTTCCAGGTTCTCAACACCCACACTGACCACAGCATCGGCGGGGAAAGTTTCACGCAAGCCTTAGCTCAGCATCTGGCCACCGAGTTCAAACG CACTTTCAAACACGACGTGACCGGTAACGCGCGCGCAATGCTAAAGCTGATGAACGGAGCAGACATGGCCAAGCATTCCTTGTCTACGTTAGGGTCTGCCAATTGCTTTGTAGACTCCTTGCATGACGGCGCTGACTTTGACTGCAATGTTTCCAG AGCTCGATTTGAGTTGCTCTGCTCGTCCCTCTTCAACAAGAGCATCCAGTCAATTCGACGTTTACTGGAGGAGACCAATCTGTCCACTAGTGACATCAACAAG GTGGTTCTATGTGGCGGCTCGGCGCGGATCCCTCGCTTACAGCAGATGATCCGCGACGTGTTTCCCGACGTGGAGCTTCTGAGCTCGGCGCCTCCTGATGAAGTCATCGCCGTGGGGGCGGCCCTCCAGGCAGGTTTGTTGGTGGGCAGGGATCACCTAGTCTCTGATGAAGAATCCGTCCAAGTGGATGTGTCGGCTTCGGATATTCTACTCAAG GAGGTAGATGAATCTGGAAGCGAAGCATTCACCGTGCTCCTTCCATCCGGCTTGCCGCTTCCAGCGCGCCGAAATCACACCTTGAGTGGTGAAGGCCAACTCTCCTCCCTGTGTTTGGAAATCTACCAAAGATTTGCATCAGAGCAGCCGGAAAAGCTCGCCAAG ATTATCTTGAGAGACCTGGAGCCCCAAGAGGAAAACCACAAAGTGGACGCGGTGGTCACTATGAAAAG GGACGGTTCCCTCCATGTTTCTTGTGTGGAACAGAACAGCGGGAGGTCAGAGATCGTCGACATTGCAGCTGCATCATGA
- the LOC130929013 gene encoding prolactin-like, whose amino-acid sequence MQGKHTSVWVLLAGLTLGCGPSDVASAPICGNSQTKCRVLSLANLFDRVIQHSARMHGISNDLHSELEQYYVPTRNHIGRVGRNCPTSALLTPNGKENAQRIAREELTEVILKLLVAWRDPLWHFHRIASHQNELANFSSDKALEMSDMVHELRKGVEKVAEKMQSLGMISNSISSLSALEDLLPSESGAWRLMKDHELLYCFRRDSDKIQNYLKILKCRIVPEHGC is encoded by the exons ATGCAAGGAAAGCATACATCAG TTTGGGTGTTGCTGGCCGGTCTGACGTTGGGCTGCGGACCGTCCGACGTGGCTTCGGCGCCGATCTGCGGGAACAGTCAGACTAAGTGCCGAGTCCTCTCGCTGGCTAATCTGTTTGACAGAGTCATTCAACACTCTGCTAGGATGCACGGCATCTCTAATGACCTTCATTCAGAGTTG GAGCAGTACTACGTGCCCACTAGGAATCACATCGGAAGGGTCGGCCGCAACTGTCCCACCTCCGCCCTCCTCACCCCCAACGGCAAAGAGAACGCTCAGAGAATCGCG CGCGAAGAGCTAACCGAGGTGATCCTGAAACTCCTGGTCGCCTGGAGGGACCCCCTTTGGCACTTTCACCGGATAGCGTCCCACCAGAACGAGTTGGCCAACTTCAGCTCCGACAAAGCCCTCGAAATGAGCGACATGGTCCACGAGCTACGCAAAGGCGTGGAGAAAGTGGCGGAGAAG ATGCAGTCGCTGGGGATGATAAGCAACTCCATCAGCAGCCTGTCAGCCCTGGAGGATCTACTGCCTTCGGAAAGCGGCGCGTGGCGCCTGATGAAAGACCACGAACTCCTTTACTGCTTTCGCCGTGACTCGGACAAAATCCAGAACTACCTGAAGATCCTCAAGTGTCGCATCGTGCCCGAGCACGGCTGCTGA